One genomic segment of Apium graveolens cultivar Ventura unplaced genomic scaffold, ASM990537v1 ctg7258, whole genome shotgun sequence includes these proteins:
- the LOC141703970 gene encoding 1-aminocyclopropane-1-carboxylate oxidase homolog 1-like, whose product MGDYVQSMIKLRATLSELLSEALGLSSDYLSRIECMKSEFLTWLYYPACPEPDLAFGAPRHSDPTFLTILLQDTIGGLQFLHQDHWVDVPPIPGALIAHIGDLMQIISNDKFKSADHRVLAHSDQIRVSAACFLYPSAKNLLKPYGPIMELMSDSNQPMYKEIVPLEYALYHQSRAMDGTPTLSHYKL is encoded by the exons ATGGGAGATTATGTGCAGTCAATGATCAAACTGAGAGCGACCCTATCGGAATTGCTATCTGAAGCTTTAGGGTTAAGCAGTGACTATTTGTCGCGCATTGAATGCATGAAAAGTGAGTTCTTGACCTGGTTATATTATCCGGCTTGCCCTGAGCCTGATCTTGCCTTTGGAGCTCCACGGCATTCAGACCCTACATTTCTAACTATACTACTACAAGACACAATTGGTGGCCtccaatttcttcatcaagatcacTGGGTTGATGTTCCTCCAATTCCCGGTGCTCTGATAGCCCACATTGGAGATCTTATGCAG ATTATTTCAAACGACAAATTCAAAAGTGCAGATCATAGAGTACTGGCACACAGTGATCAAATAAGGGTATCAGCAGCATGTTTTCTGTATCCGAGTGCTAAGAACTTACTGAAGCCATACGGCCCGATAATGGAGCTTATGTCTGACAGCAACCAACCTATGTACAAGGAAATAGTGCCCTTGGAATATGCACTCTACCATCAGTCCAGAGCAATGGATGGTACACCAACGCTTTCTCACTATAAGCTATGA
- the LOC141703968 gene encoding G2/mitotic-specific cyclin-2-like encodes MSTISGTSNIGNSKGGKSGNLSGAGPCGRGGGGGNGGNTYNDVGASTVLLLGLTRLTKKPKVQIVDIDVADANNELAAVEYMEDMYKFYKLVDNETKVFDYIQSHPEINKKMRAILVDWLIEIHKKLDLMPENIYLTINIIDRYLATEIVARKELQLLGISSMLTASKYEEIWAPEVNDFTKISHKGYTNQQVLVMEKKILGGLEWNLTVPTPYEYMYAN; translated from the exons atgtcaaccatatcaggaacatcaaacatcggaaactctaaagGTGGAAAGTCAG GCAACTTATCTGGTGCTGGACCCTGTGGTAGaggtggaggtggtggtaatggaggGAATACCTACAATGATGTTGGGGCTAGTACTGTGTTGCTACTTGGTCTGACTCG ATTAACTAAGAAACCCAAGGTACAAATTGTTGATATTGATGTTGCTGATGCCAACAATGAGTTGGCAGCTGTTGAGTATATGGAGGACATGTACAAGTTCTACAAGCTTGTTGAT AATGAAACCAAGGTTTTTGACTACATACAGTCACATCCTGAAATTAATAAGAAAATGAGAGCCATACTTGTAGACTGGTTGATTGAAATTCACAAAAAATTGGATCTGATGCCAGAGAATATTTACCTCACAATCAACATAATCGATCGCTATCTAGCAACGGAGATAGTGGCAAGGAAGGAACTGCAGTTATTGGGCATTAGTTCAATGCTTACAGCCTCAAAGTATGAAGAGATATGGGCCCCTGAAGTGAATGATTTTACCAAAATTTCACACAAAGGTTACACTAATCAACAAGTGCTAGTTATGGAGAAGAAAATTCTCGGTGGGCTTGAATGGAACTTGACTGTCCCTACCCCTTATGAGTATATGTATGCAAATTAG